The Sagittula stellata E-37 sequence CTTCTCCCGCCTCGAATCTCGCCTTGGCGACTTGGGAGATGGTCTTCGAGCGACGGCAAGCGCCACCGGAGCAGCTCGCAATACGAGTATCGATCTGAAGTATCGGCCCGTCGATAAATCGGAGGAGGGTAAGCCGGGGGTGAACCCGAAGGGCGACGCCGAGCCCCCCGGCTTTTCCGCTGATCTATGCCTGATCGTGGATCCGTATCTCGAAGACCGTTCTCTCGGCAAGCGCGCTACACTTATCCAGGCGAAGCGGCTGCGGCTCAAAGACCCCACCCAGTCAGACAAGGGCCTAGCCAGTTCCTTCAAGCTGGACCCTTTACAGATGACGGACCTGATCCGCCAAACAGGGTCATCCTTCTATCTGTTCCAATGCCCAGGACTGCTCGATCGGGGCGTACCTATGGTCGCGACGCAGCTCGTCGAGGATTTGGCGCGGCATCATGCAGCGAGCGCCGCTCAAATCCCAGCACACCTAGTTGGCCCTGCTTCTCGCCCGTTCGCAGAATGGCTCACGTACATGGTGCTGGGGTTGCGCACAGGTGACCCGCTGGCAGAGCTCGTGGCGAAGGCCGAAGGTGGTGCCGGACGGCGCCCGCGCCCTTTGGCGAAGTTTGGAACTGTCGAAATTGTGCTGCGCGTGGGTGACCTAAAGTCAAAGGACGATTGAGGTGGGTCGCGTTAGTAGTGCGGAGGCATACTTAGGCGGTACTGGAAGACGGCAGATCGCCAAGTAGGTCATGGAATGACGAGAAGCCATTCGAAGATCACGGGGCCTGAGAGCGCCTGTGCGGTGCTGTAGGCGCGCAGGTCGCGCTCCAGCATCTGTTCAGCATAGGCCATGCGATCCGCCCAAGGGAGGGCGTCTCCGCCGCGCGCCATCTCCTCGCGGATGATCGCCCGGCCGGATTCGGGGGTCGTGTGAAGGCCGTGGCGGGCGAGCTCGGTGATCAGGCTGGTCTTGCCCACACCGGGGCCGCCCGTCACGACGAAAAAACGGTCGCTCATGGGCCATCCTCGGGTTTGACAGGGGAAGGGCTGCGCAGCGATCGACGCGCCGAAACGCGGATCAAAGCAGCATAAATTCTCGTAGGGAAAACAGCACCGGTCTGAGCGGCAGAGGCAAATCCTCTGACGAGAAAGGCAGAACTATCTGGTGCTTTTCAACACCGATGCGAGCTGCCCTTGCGAGATCAAACCTCCAAGCTCTTGCTCACCATGCGATCGCTCAACTAGCTGGTTCGCGCTGCCACCCGTTCGATTGGTCTACGGAAGCTCGTTTCCATGTTCGACATCCGCCCAATGCTTGTTAACGGGCATACGGGCTGCCCGCTTTGCCATTTCCTCAATCTGGATCGGTCGAAAACCCCACTGGTCGACGCCGACATTTATGCTGTTTCGCGAGCCTGCCCATTGGTCGTGGACGTGGCCGAACAGCTGTAGGGCGCCTCTGCGTGCGCCGTTCCAAGTGATCATCGGATAGTGGCAAAGGACGAGGCTGTGTTCGCCGTCCTGGATCTCGGCCATGTACTCTGTGCTGGCCCAGGGGAGGGATATTACTGCTTCGTCGTCGTGGTTGCCAATGATCAGATGCTTGCGGCCGGGCAGGCTGTGAAACCAGCTCTCGAACTGTGCCGTATCGGCAGCGCGACCGAAGGCAAAATCTCCCAAGATCCAGAGGTCATCATCATGCGCGACGCAGGCCTGAAAGTTGGCGATCAGGGCCGCGTTCATCTCGGCGGTTGAGGCGAAGGGGCGCTTGCAGAAGTCGATGATGCGGTGGTGGCCGAAGTGCAGGTCGGCCGAATACCAGTTGGCCATGCCTGTGCCCTCCGTGCTCGTCAGACCACAGTTTAGGGACGAGATCACACCGGCGCAAATACCTGTCAGTTCAAAGGGATTCTGTACGGCGAAACGCTCGAAATGTCAGCAGATGCCAGTCTTGCTCGGGCAAGATGCCAAGTAGAACCGGATAAGTTCCAATCTTTGGCGAACGTCACAGGAGGTCATTGGCTGGGGTGGTAGGATTCGAACCTACGGTGCGCGGTACCAAAAACCGGTGCCTTACCACTTGGCTACACCCCAACCGTGGCGCGCTACTTACTGCGCCGGTTCGGGAGGATCAAGACCTTCTTCCCGAAAAAATTACTCTGCCCCGCGAAGGGCGGCGGGCGCGTCGGCAACGTCCGAGCCGTAGAAACGGAACTGTGCCCGCCCCGCGCGCTTGGAGGCGTAGAGCGCCGTGTCCGCACGGTCCATGATTTCCGTCGGCGACAGACCTTCGCCCTCGGAAATCGCTATGCCGATGCTGGTGGAGATTCGGCACTTCGTGGTGCCCCAGTCCACGGGCCGCTCGATCCGTTCGATCATGCGGCCAGCAATCTCCGCGATGCGCGGCATCCGGGTCAGGTTGGCAAAGACGATCATGAACTCGTCCCCGCCGACGCGCGCCACGGTATCGTCCTTGCGCGATTCCTCCAGCATGATCCGCGCGGCGTGGCGCAGGACGTGATCCCCCGCCGCGTGCCCGTAGGTGTCGTTCACCGCCTTGAAGAAATCGAGATCGAGGTGCATCAGCGCGTAGGCCCGCCCCTGCCGCGAGATCCGGTCCAGCACCGTGTCCAGCGCGCGCCGGTTGCGCAGGCCGGTCAGCGTGTCGGTGAAGGCCCGCTCCTCCGCCGCAACCATTGCCCCCTGGAGACGGGTGTTGAGACTGCGCGACGCGTCCATGGCGGCGGACTTCGCCTCCACAAGGTAAAGCATCTCGATGGCAAGGTCGGTCGGCGCGAAATCGGTGCTGGTCAGGGCGTAGTCGCGCACCGCGTCGACCACCGCGATGCCGAACGACAGGTTGACCACCGCGCCCCCGCCACCGGTGCCGACCACAACGCCCTTCAGGGCGGTCCGCACACCGTCGCGCAGCCTGAGATGCAGCTTGCGACCCTGGGCCGCGCGCAGGCCCGCCATGTCCGTCACCGCGCGAGGGCGGTAGATCTCGAACACCTCCAGAAACCGGGCGTTTTCCAGGCGCCGCCCGCTCAGCTTGTGGAGCGTCGGTCCGGCCTGCACGATATGCCCTGTCGGCGACAGGACGGCATGCATCGGGCAGAGCGCGTGCAGCACCTCTTCGGGCAGCGACGTCATGCCGCCCCTCCCTGCGCGCCGCCACCCGCCGCGAGGTCGAAGGCCCGGCCGGCGGCAAAGGCCGATTCCACAAGCGTAATGTCCACCTCCTGTTCGCCCATGCCGACGCCTTCGGCGTTCAGCAGGACAAGCGCGCCGTAATCGTCGGCCATGGCGCGCAGCACCCCCACCATGACGAAGCCGAAGCCGGGCAGCCCCTCTCCGACCGTGAGGCGGAAGGTGTTCTGCCCCATGTCGCGAAGTTCCAGATCCGGCAGCACGAGGTCGGCGACGGCCAGCCGCGCCCGGTCCGGCAGGTCGTCGAGGGAATGCAGGAACTCGATATAGTCGACGCCGCCGAAGCGCAGTAGGCGGCGCAACCCCTCGCTGTTGGGATGGGAGACGAGATAGGTGCCCACGTCCTCCAGAAAGAGGTCGCTGCTCTTGCCCAATTCGATTTCCGTGGCGGCGATGATCGCGTCGAAGGTTTCGGTCGGATAGTTCAGCATCGCCTCGAAATCGCCGGCCTCGAACTGGGCGTGGCCGGTGATCGCCTCCCACGTGGACTGCCCGTAGGTATCCTGCACAAAGACCTGAAATGTTCTCAGGATGAGACCATGCATGACCGCTGCTCCGCTTTCGGGGCACCATGGCGCAGCGACGTTTAACAGGCGCATAATATATGCAATTGAGCCGAGTTTCGGGCCGGGCGAGGCCAGCGGGCCCCTGTCCCGCCCCCCTTTGGCCGGGCACCTCCCGACGAGGGAGTCAGAGGTATTTTTGCCAAGATGAAGCGCAGCGGTCGTGCACCGGTCGAGCCGGGCGCGACGTGGCAGCGGGACCGATGCGGGCGCTGCCTGCGGGCCGGCCCGCCGCGAGGTAGACCACGTGGCAGACCAAATGCGTGCCCGACTGGACCGCCGCCCGGAGCGCATGCCCCGTTTCCCACATCGCCTGACCGTCGGGCACGTTGGCGGTGCAGGCGCCCGAAGAGCGCATCGGCAAGCCGTAGTGGCGCGCCATCTGGCCGGTCATCTGCGTGGCGCGCATGCATTCCGGCGTCCCGGAGGATCTTCACCGTGTCGGGGCGCAGGAACTCGTTGCCGATCTCTTCGAGGATGCGCATGGTCGCGTCATGCAGGCGGGCGACCGCGTCCGGGCGCAGCGGTTCGGTCGGCCGGCCGGCGTTGCGCGGGATGTGCCAGGGGGCCTGGGCCACAGCAGGTGCGCCGGGGCGTGCCCCGCCCGGCCGCACTGGTCGCGGCGTGTCGGTGCGGCGTCGTCGGGCACGATGGCGCTTTCCCTGCGGTCCGGTGAGCGGCAAGGCACCCATCACACGGCGATCCGCTGCCCGCTGCCTGCCGGAAGACGACGCAGGCGATCGCTTTTGCCGTCCGGGGCGCCGCGATCACCCGCGGGTCGCGCGCCCGTCGAGCCAGCCCGGCAGGTGCCCCACGTCCGGCAGCACGGCCTCGGCGTGGGGGCCAAGCACCTCCGGCCCGGCCATGCCGGTCAGAACGCCGACGCAGACCATGCCCGCCGCGCGCCCGGCCAGCAGGTCGTGCGTGCTGTCGCCCACCATCGCCACCCGCGCGGGCGGCACGCGCATCCGCTCGGCGAAGGCCAGCAGCGGATCGGGCGAGGGCTTTGCCCCCCAGCCGCTGTCGGCCCCCGCGACGAAGTCGAACTGCCCGAGGATGCCGACCTCGGCCAGATGGGCCCGCGCCACCGATTCCGTGTCGTTGGTCATCACGCCCAGCATCAGCCCACGCGCCGCAAGCTCTGCCAGCAGGGGCACCAGCGGCACCGCCTCCACCAGAGGCGCGCGGCCTGCCTCCTCGACGATGATCCGCTCCAGCGCCGCCGCATCCTGCGGCAGGACCCAGGCCAGCAGCGCCGCGATCTCGCGATTGGTGCCGGCGATGGCGGGGCTGTCGGGCAGGAAACGCCCGGCTTCGAGGTCGAAACGCAGCACGTCGGCGGCGCGCGCCGCGCGGCTTGCGTCACCGTCGGACAGGCGCGCGATCAACCGCGCCGCAAAGACGTCCCAGGTTGCCGAAAAATCGAAAAGCGTTCCGTCCTTGTCGAACAGGACCGCGTCGACGCTCAGGTCCAATGCCATTCTCCTCCGCCCGGAAGGGCCGCGCGGGCCTGCGCGACGACCGTGTAATCCAGTCCCGCCGATTCGCAGAACGCCATGACCCACGCGTCGTCCATCATCACGAAGTCGAGAACCGCCCCCTGGAAGACAGGGTCCCCCAGACCGTTGCGGAAGTCCGCCTCCGACGCGCCCGAAGCCCCAAGAAACACCGGCAACAATTCATCGTTGCCTGCAAGCCATGCCATCGCCTGCAAACTGACCGTCTCGGCACTTTCCTGCGTAAAGCTCAATTCCCACGCCACCTTGAAAGGGTTTCTTAACCAAATTTCACCAAATCTGATGGGGCCGAGAAGTTCAAGCACGCGCCGACACTCACGGTGCAAGACACGAGGTAGCTGAACACTGATGACTGGGCGGATCCTGGTGGTCGATGCGGTGCCTACCAACCGCATCATACTGCGAGTCAAATTGTCTTCGGCCTATTACGAGGTCGTGCAGGCGGCCTCTGGCGAGGCGGCCCTCGCGATGATGCGCAGGTCCGATCCGGATCTGGTGATCGCGGCCTCCGAACTGCCCGACATGTCCGGCCGGACGCTTTGTTCCGCGATCCGGCGGAAGTGCGCCTCCCGCCCGGGACCGGCCGTCCCCGTCATCGTCGTGCACCCCGCGGACCGGCCGGAGGAACGGCTTGCCTCGCTCGCCGCGGGGGCGGACGACGTGCTGTCGCAGCCCATCGACGACGTCGTGATGCTGGCCCGGCTGCGCTCGCTCCTTCGGGCCCGCGACGCGGAGGCAGAGCTGCAGTTGCGCGACGACACCGGCCGGGCGCTGGGACTGGCCGAGCAGCCCTCAGACTTCAGCAAACCGGGGCAGGTGCGGATCATCGCCGACCGCCCCGGCGCGACCACACGCGCCCGGATCGAGGCGTTCTGCCGCCGCTCCGAAGACCACATCGAACTGGTCGATCCCGACAACGCCATGCGCGAGAACCCGCGCCACCCCGACCTGGTCGTCCTGCTGGAGACCGAGCATTCCGGCGGGAACGTGTTGTCGCTCCTGCCGCAATTGCGCTCCAATCGCGGCACGCGCCGCTCCGCGCTGATGTACATCGCCCTCCCCAATCACCGGAGGGAGGCCGCGTCCGCCCTCGACATGGGGGCCAACGACCTGATGTCCGACGGCCTGGAGGTGGACGAACTGGCCTTGCGGCTGAAGAAACAGATCGCCCGCAAGCGGCTGGGCGACCGGCTCAGGGCGAACATGCGCGACGGGCTGCGCGCCGCCGTGACCGACCCGCTGACCGGGCTCTACAACCGACGGTACGCCCTGCCCCACATCTCGCGGCTGGCCGACCGGGCAGAGCGGTCGCGCAGGCCCTACGCCCTGCTCCTCGCGGATCTCGACTACTTCAAGCAGGTGAACGACGACTACGGCCATGCCGCGGGCGACGCGGTGCTGGTGACGCTGGCGCAGCGGCTGACCGACAACCTGCGGGCCGCCGACCTGATCGCCCGCTGGGGCGGCGAGGAATTCCTCGTGGCGATGCCCGACACCGACCGCACGGCAGCGCGGCTGACCGCAGGGCGCCTGTGTTCCCTGATGGCGAAGAACCCCATCTCCCTGCCCGATGGCCGCAGGATCATCGTCACGCTGTCCATCGGGGTGGCCATCGGAGTGTCGCGCAGCGCCGAAACGCCGGTCGACCTGATTTCAAGCGCCGACTCCGCGCTCTATGCCGCGAAGAACGGCGGCCGCAATACGGTGGTCATGGCCGACACGGTGCTCGCATTGCCGCTGACCAAGGTCGTGCGCACCCTGCCGCCCGCCCCGAAACCGAACCCGAGGCTGGCGCCCGTCGAACCGATGATCGGTCAGGACACCGGCACCGACGGCGCGACGATCCCGCCCTGGGGCCTGCCGCGCCTCTGAGCGCGCGCCGGGCGGCCCGCCTCCGGCTGCGGACTCCCATCTGCATGACGGTCACCTGAAAAACGCGCCGGAGCCGCCCGGCGCGCGCCGCCCTGCCCTACTCGCGCGGCGGGCCGTCCTTGCGGCGATGCTCTTCGAAATGCCGCGCGCGCCGTTCCCGGAACCGGGCCAGCGTCTCTTCCAGACGGTCGGCGTAGGCCGCGCGTTCCGCAGGCGTCATCCCGGCGACATAGGCGCTCAGCACCTCCTGCCCGCGCTTGCGAAACCCGGCGCTGCGCTCGGCCTGCGCGGTCATCAGCGCCCCGAGCGCGGCAGGATCGTAGGGGTCGGCGCGCAGCACCTTCAGCGCCTGCTGGTAATCCTCGATCACGTCGCGCCGCGCGCCGCGCGCCTCCGTGCGGTCGCGCAGGAACGCTTCGCGCAGCGCCTGCCGCACCTCGTCGCGCTGGTCCTCGTCCAGGGCCCGCGTGTAGGGCAGCGCCGGGTCCCCGCCGTCGGGCCGTCCCGGCGACACCGGCGGGCCGTTCCACAGGAACGCCACCACGACGCCGGCAACCGCAAGGTTGATCGCCAGCGAGACGAAGAGCATGATCCGCATCACGCGGTTGCCTTGCGATCCGGCCATGCCGCTCATCCTTCCATCATCGCCAGTTCGAACCCCGAAAGCGGGTCGACGCCCATCTCTCCCAGATCCGCGCTGCCGCCCCAGAACGCGTCCAGCGTCGCGGGCGGGTTCACCCCGATCCAGATGCCCGCCGCGCAGGCCGCCGCCAGCCCGGTCATCCCGATCCAGCCGCCCAGCGCGCCGCGCACCTGGTCCCAAAGGCCCGGACCGCCCCCCTGCGGCGCCACGCGCGCCCCCGGCACCGGCATCTCGGCCAGTGCGTCGGCGGTCAGCCGCGCCATGAAATCGCCGTCGGGCACCGGCGCCTCGGCCCGTGCCGCCTCGAAGAACGCCGAGAGGTCCCCGGCGGACCCCGGCATCGTGTCGTCCCTTGGATCAGTCATCGCCGTCGTACCCCAGTTCTGTCCTGCGCCCGGCCAGAAGCGCTTCCAAAGTCCGTTTTCCCCGTGCCGTCAGACTTTCCACGGCGCGTGTCCCGATGTCCATGATCTGCGCGATCTCGGGGTTTGGCAGCCCCTCGATATGGCGCAGCACCACCGCCTGGCGCTGCCGCTCCGGCAATTGGTCGAGCGCGGCCTGCAACGCTTCGGCCCGGGCCGCCTGCTGCATGTGCTGCGCGGCAGAGGGGCGCTCGTCCTCCGGCTCCGGTATGTCGTCGAGCGCCGGTCCCGCGCGGCTCCTCCGCCGCATCCGGTCGATGCAGAGGTTCGCCGTCACCCGGTACAGCCAGGTCGAGACCTTCGCCTCGCCCGGGCGCCAGTCGGGCGCCGCGCGCCACAGGCGCAGAAGCGCCTCCTGGGTCACGTCTTCCGCCTCTGCCCGGTCGCCGCCCAGCATACGGAAGGCATGGGCCAGCACACGGGGCGCCAGCCGCGCTGTCAGCGCGCGCGCCGCAGCGGCATCGCCCGCGGCATACGCCGCGAGAAGCTCCTCCTCGGCACAGTCGCTCATGGCGTCATAAGGCATCCCGGTTCCGTATCCATCTGCGCTAACCGCAACCGCGGCACCGCGCAATGCCCCGGACCATCCGCCGTCCGGCGGGCAGCCCGGGGCGGGAACTCACGATCTCAGCGGTCCTGACGCCACGGGAAACGGCCCTCGCCGCGCTCGCCACGCGGACCGTGGCCGCGATCGGCGTGCCGTTCGCGCATTTTCGCCTTTGCGGCCGCGATCTCTTCCTGGCTCAAGGCGCCGTCGCCGTCGGTGTCCAGACGTTCCAGCATCCGGTCGAACATGTCCGCCGGGGCCTGACGCTGCGCTTCCTCAAGGCTCAGCATCCCGTCGCCGTCATAGTCCAGCCGGTCGATCATCGCCTGGCTGCGCTCGGTCATCCGCGCCACGCGGCGCGCCTCGCGCTGGGCCTCGGCCCGGGCGGCCATCTCGTCGGCGCTCAGCATCCCGTCGCCATTGGTGTCGGCGTCGGTAAAGCGCTTCTCGGCGGCGGCCTTCATCTCGGCCTCGGTGATCTTGCCGTCACCGTCGGTATCCGCCGCGGCGAACATCTCTTCCGAGAAGAAGCCGCGCGGGCCCATGCCGCCCTGCGGGCCGCCATGCGCACCGTCGTGGCCACGCCCGAAGTCGCGCGCCTGCGCCGCACCGGCAGTGGTCAGCACCGCCACCAGCGCCGCAGTCATCCAGAGGGTCGGTTTTGTCCTGGTCATCATCCTGGTCTCCATGGTTTCTGTCGCACCTGTCCCGAGCGCCGTTCTTGGGCGTCTCTGCAGGCTTCCACGCACGGGGCGGCAGCTTCCGTCGCAGAAGCCGGCACAAAACGCACGAAACACGATCACTGAAGCGTGAGCGCAAACGGTCCGAATGTGACACGCCGCCGCAAGGGCGTTTCGCCCCCTTTCATAAGCCGCACCGAGAGAGCATCTTTCGCGCTCGAGGAGGCACGGGATTTCTATGCAGCAATCAGGCAACATCGCAGCAGACACGCCGATCTGGCCGACGCTCTGGCGTGGCTGGCGCAGGCGGTGTCCGAAATGCGGCTCCGGACCGCTCCTTTCGGGCTACCTCAAGGTGCGCGACACCTGTCCGGTCTGCCGTCAGGAACTGTACCACCACCGGGCCGACGACGGACCCGCCTACCTGACGATCCTCATCGTCGGGCACATCATGGCGCCCCTGCTGCTGATCGTGTTTGAAGCGTGGCGGCCCGATCCGCTCGTGCTCTTCACGATCTTTGCGGTTGGCTGCGTTGCGCTTTCCCTTTACCTTCTGCCCCGATTGAAAGGGGCGATCGTGGCCTTCCAGTGGGCCCGGGGGATGTACGGCTTCGCGCCGCGCCCCGGCTGACCGCCCGGAGGAGACCCCATGACGACAACCGCCCCGACCCCCGACAAGAGCGCCCTGCGCGACGCGGCCACCGTGATCGTGCTGCGCGACCGCCGGACGCGGCCTCGGGTGCTGATGGGCCAGCGCGGGGCGAAGGCCGCCTTCATGCCCAACAAGTTCGTCTTCCCCGGCGGCGCCGTGGACCGGGGCGACGCACAGATCCACCTCACCCGCCCGCTCTCGCCGCTGTGCGCCGCGCGGATCGAGGAAGACGCACCCGCCGGCATCGCGCGTGCGCTCGCCGCGGCCGCGGTGCGCGAACTCTGGGAAGAGACCGGCCAGATCCTCGGCACACCCGCGCCCTGGCCCGGCACCGTGCCCGCCGACTGGCTCAGCTTCGCGGGCACCGGGCACCGGCCTTCCGCCGAAGGGCTGCAATTCGTCTTTCGCGCGATCACGCCCCCGGGCCGTCCGCGCCGCTTCGATGCCCGCTTCTTCCTGCTGGACGCAGAGGCGCTGATGTCCGACCCCGACGACTTCTCCCACGCCACGGATGAGCTGTCGCACCTCCAGTGGATCGCCGTGGACGAGATTCGCGACTACGACCTGCCGTTCATCACCGAGGTCGTGCTGGCCGAGGTCGCGGCGCGCGCCGCCGACGAGACGCCTCCGGACAGCGTGCCGTTCTTCCGCAACGACGACGAGGAAAGCCTGTTCCTCCGCCTGCGCGGAGAGCCGATGCGCGACTGAGGTGCACGGCCGGTGCACCCGGCGTGAACGCGGCTGATCCCCAAGGCGCGGATCGCGGCTGAACCGAACGGCGGACGAACCGCCCGGACCGGGCGCCCCGGACAAGGCTACGTTGGACCAAGCCGCCTCAGACCAACCCCCTCAGTCCAGCCCCCTCAGGCCAGCCCCCTCAGACCAAGCCGCGCCACATGGCGAACCACATGGCGCCAAGCGCGATCAGCGCGAGGTTCAGCACCCTCGCCGCCTTCCAGCGCACCCGCCGCGTCACGCGCCTTTCGCGCAGCACGGGGCCTTTCAGGAACCGCGCGACGCGCCGCTCGGCCTGCGCCATGGCGCGCGCGTCGATCTGGCGGGCGATCTTCGGATGCCCCGCCCCCTGCCGCGCCGCCGCCAAAGCCAGCAGGTCGCGGCGCACCGCCTCGGGCAGAGCGCCCCGGGCGCGTTTCACCCGCAACGCCAAAGGGCCGCGCCGCAGCCCCATCCTGCGCGCCAAGAGCCCCTCAAGCCGCGCCACACGGCGTGCCATGTCCCGTTCCACCTGCATGGCACGACCTTACCCGCCGCCGCATTTTCGCCTCAATTGCAGACACGTCACCACAGCGTTCGCGCCCCGTCGACAATTGCACTGGCCCTCGTCCCGGCCCCGTCCTATCTAGGCGGCATGTTGAACACGCTGACATACGGCACGCCCGGGGGCACGCCGCTGGTGATCGTCCACGGGCTGTTCGGATCGGGCCGCAACTGGGGCGTGATCGCCCGGCGGCTGGCCGAGGAACGCTTCGTGCTGACCCCCGACATGCGCAACCACGGCGACAGCCCGCATTCGGACAACCACGGCTACCCCGACCTCGCCGCCGACCTGGCAGAGCTGATCGACGCCCACGGTGGCCGCGCCCATGTGGTGGGCCATTCCATGGGCGGCAAGGCGGCGATGACGCTGGCCCTCATGCACCCGGAAAAGGTCGCCTCGCTCCTCGTGGCGGATATCGCGCCGGTCGCCTACGGCCACAGCCAGCAGCAGTACATCGACGCCATGCGCAAGGTCGACCTGACGCAGGTCGACCGCCGCTCCGACGCGGTGGCGCAACTGGCCGAACACGTCACGGACAAGGCGCTGCAAAGCTTCTTCACCCAGTCGCTCGACGTGAAGGCCAGGCAGTGGAAATACAACCTCGACGCGCTCGAAGCGGAAATGCCGAAGATCCTCGGCTTCCCGGAGATCGACGGGCAATACACCGGACCCGCGCTGTTCCTGTCCGGCGGGCAGTCGGACTACGTGCTGCCCGAGCACCGCGACACCATCCGCCGGATGTTTCCCAAGGCGCGCTTTGCCAAGATGCCGCAGGCCGGTCACTGGCTGCACGCCGACGACCCGCGCGGGTTCGAGGCCTCCGTCCGGGCGTTTCTCTCCGCCGTCTCCTGACGCGCGCGGAGAATCTCCGCGCCACGGACCGCCGCGGCGGCGGCGCGGGCAGGCATCGTCCCACCGTGACCGCAGCGTCCCGGCCGCCCCAAGACGCGCCCGAGATGCCCAAAGCCCCCTTGACCGGGACACCATATTCGAGAAATCCGAATATGCGGGATGACGTTCGCAAATGAGCGCGCGACGCTCTGGACAGGGCGCCGCGCTGCGACAACCTGTACGCCATGCGCAGGTCCCTAGCCGTCCAGTATCTTCAGATCGCCTTCGAGCCACGGCAGCTTGGCCCAGGCCGGGCCGATCACCATGTCGCTCACCAGCATCCGCATGGTGCGCGCCACGTCGCGCGGCACCTGGTCGGTCCAGTCCGACCCGGCATAAAGCGAGATCGTCCGTGCGAAGGGGCTGAACGGCAGCGGATGTACCTCCATCCTGTCGTGCATCCGGCCCGCCCGCATGTACTGGAGAGACGTCGTCAGCGCCCAGCCGACACCGCGCGACACCAGCGTCATCAGCGACAGATGCGCGCCGATCTCGAAGCGTTCGGGAAAGGACAGCTTCTGCCGGGCCAGATGCGCCTCGATCTGCCGCCCCACCACCTGTTCGCGGTCGTAGCGCAGAAGCGGCGCCTCCCGCATCAGCGCCTCGATCCCGCCCGCCGCCTGTGCGGCACCCCGCGCGCAGACAAAGATATACGGATCGCGCACCAGCGGGTATTCGACCACGCCGGGCATGACCTCGCCGCTCGACGCGGCGATGGCAAGGTGCAGGCGGCGGGCGCGGATCTCTTCGGATATCTCGTGGCTCGGCGCGGTGATCAGCTTGAACCGGCAGCGCGTCATGCTTTCCGCCAGCATCGTCACCAGCCGGGGTGTCAGGTCGTTGTCGAAGTCGTCGATCACGCCCAGGTTCAGCACCGCCAGATGCGCGAGATCCATCACCGTCAGCTCGCTCTGCGCCAGCCGCAACTCGCGCAACACCGCCTTCGCACGGCTGAGAAACGCCCGCCCCGCAGGGGTCAGCATCATCGGCCGGCGGCCATGGTCGACAAGCTCCACGCCCAGCGCCGTTTCGAGGTTGCGCATCTGCTGGCTGACCGCGGGCTGGCTCAGCCCGGTCAACTCGGCGGTGCGGGCGACCGATCCGCTCTCGGCCAGCGCCTCGAACACCTCGAGCCCGCGCAGGGACACCCCCTTGGTCAGCATCGGCTTCTCCTGAACATGCACATATTCGAAAAACATGAATTTGCGCCCCCATCAAGAATTCTGTCTCCCTGCCCGTCAAGGACCCTTCGATGCCCCGAATGATCAAATCCGCCCCCGGCCTGCCGCCTGCCGCAACAGGCGACATCCGCGACACAGTCGAGATCATGCTTGCCCGCCTGCGCAGCGGCGGCGACACCGCCGCCCGCGACTATGCCCGGCGCCTCGACGGCTGGACCGGCCCCATCGTCACGCCACGCAGCACGATCGAGGCCGCCGCCGCACAGGTGCCCTCCGACCTGAAAGAGGCGCTGGCCTATGCCCACGCCAACATCAGCGCCTTCGCCCGGGCGCAGCGCGCCTCGCTGCAGGACTTCGAGACTGAACTCCGCCCCGGCCTGATCGCCGGGCAACGCTCCATCCCCGTCTCGGCGGCGGGTTGCTATGTGCCGGGCGGGCGG is a genomic window containing:
- a CDS encoding RNA polymerase sigma factor; this translates as MPYDAMSDCAEEELLAAYAAGDAAAARALTARLAPRVLAHAFRMLGGDRAEAEDVTQEALLRLWRAAPDWRPGEAKVSTWLYRVTANLCIDRMRRRSRAGPALDDIPEPEDERPSAAQHMQQAARAEALQAALDQLPERQRQAVVLRHIEGLPNPEIAQIMDIGTRAVESLTARGKRTLEALLAGRRTELGYDGDD
- a CDS encoding EF-hand domain-containing protein; translated protein: MMTRTKPTLWMTAALVAVLTTAGAAQARDFGRGHDGAHGGPQGGMGPRGFFSEEMFAAADTDGDGKITEAEMKAAAEKRFTDADTNGDGMLSADEMAARAEAQREARRVARMTERSQAMIDRLDYDGDGMLSLEEAQRQAPADMFDRMLERLDTDGDGALSQEEIAAAKAKMRERHADRGHGPRGERGEGRFPWRQDR
- a CDS encoding alpha/beta fold hydrolase, with amino-acid sequence MLNTLTYGTPGGTPLVIVHGLFGSGRNWGVIARRLAEERFVLTPDMRNHGDSPHSDNHGYPDLAADLAELIDAHGGRAHVVGHSMGGKAAMTLALMHPEKVASLLVADIAPVAYGHSQQQYIDAMRKVDLTQVDRRSDAVAQLAEHVTDKALQSFFTQSLDVKARQWKYNLDALEAEMPKILGFPEIDGQYTGPALFLSGGQSDYVLPEHRDTIRRMFPKARFAKMPQAGHWLHADDPRGFEASVRAFLSAVS
- a CDS encoding NUDIX hydrolase; protein product: MTTTAPTPDKSALRDAATVIVLRDRRTRPRVLMGQRGAKAAFMPNKFVFPGGAVDRGDAQIHLTRPLSPLCAARIEEDAPAGIARALAAAAVRELWEETGQILGTPAPWPGTVPADWLSFAGTGHRPSAEGLQFVFRAITPPGRPRRFDARFFLLDAEALMSDPDDFSHATDELSHLQWIAVDEIRDYDLPFITEVVLAEVAARAADETPPDSVPFFRNDDEESLFLRLRGEPMRD
- a CDS encoding DUF983 domain-containing protein, which encodes MQQSGNIAADTPIWPTLWRGWRRRCPKCGSGPLLSGYLKVRDTCPVCRQELYHHRADDGPAYLTILIVGHIMAPLLLIVFEAWRPDPLVLFTIFAVGCVALSLYLLPRLKGAIVAFQWARGMYGFAPRPG
- a CDS encoding LysR family transcriptional regulator → MLTKGVSLRGLEVFEALAESGSVARTAELTGLSQPAVSQQMRNLETALGVELVDHGRRPMMLTPAGRAFLSRAKAVLRELRLAQSELTVMDLAHLAVLNLGVIDDFDNDLTPRLVTMLAESMTRCRFKLITAPSHEISEEIRARRLHLAIAASSGEVMPGVVEYPLVRDPYIFVCARGAAQAAGGIEALMREAPLLRYDREQVVGRQIEAHLARQKLSFPERFEIGAHLSLMTLVSRGVGWALTTSLQYMRAGRMHDRMEVHPLPFSPFARTISLYAGSDWTDQVPRDVARTMRMLVSDMVIGPAWAKLPWLEGDLKILDG